TGCCGATTGGAATGCTGTTGATCGGCATCGGTTTCGACTGGATCTTCCAGCTGCTCAAGAATCAAGAGCGAGCCCGACGCAGAGCTCGGGAATGCGCTGAACTGCTGGTGGAGCTCGGACCAGCCTTCATCAAAGCCGGCCAGGCTCTCTCCACACGGCCAGACATCGTGCCTCCGGTACTACTGGAGGAACTTGCCCAGCTGCAGGACCAGCTTCCAGGGTTCGACAGCGCTCTGGCCATGGCTTGTATTGAGGAAGACCTGGGAGCTCCCGTCGACAGCATCTACGCGGAACTAGAACGCGAACCAATCTCAGCGGCCTCTCTCGGCCAGGTGCATCGCGGAACATTGCACGACGGTCAACGCGTCGCCGTGAAAGTGCAAAGGCCGGGTCTGCGCGAACAGATCACGCTGGATCTCTACATCGTGCGCAATATTGCCGCCTGGCTCAACAGCAATATCGGCCTGATTCGCAGCGATCTTGTTGCCCTCATTGATGAACTGGGCAGTCGGGTGTTCGAAGAGATGGATTATTTGAATGAAGCTTCGAACGCGGAAAAATTCAGCGAGCTGCATCAGCACAATCCCCGTATCGCCGTTCCGCTGATCTATCGAGAAGCCACTAGTCGAAGGGTGCTAACGATGGAATGGATCGACGGCGTCAAGCTCACCAACCTTGAGGCGGTGAGAGAGATGGGTATTGATCCCAATGAGATGGTGTCCGTGGGCGTGAACTGCAGCCTGCAACAGCTGCTTGAGCACGGCTTCTTTCATGCCGATCCACACCCAGGCAATTTGCTAGCCCTCTCTGATGGACGGCTCTGCTACCTGGATTTCGGCATGATGAGCGAAGTCTCGCGAGAATCACGCACCGGATTGATCCAAGCCGTGGTTCACCTGGTGAATCGCAATTTCGGCAAATTGTCCAAGGATTTCGTCAACCTCGGATTCCTTGCTGAAGACGTGAATCTGGAGCCGATTGTTCCGGCGTTCGAAACCGTTTTCAGTCAAGCGTTGGAAGCAGGTGTCAGTCGCATGGATTTCAAAGCGGTCACTGATGATCTGTCCGGCGTGATGTACAAGTTCCCGTTCAGAGTCCCGCCTTACTACGCCTTAATCATCCGCTCACTGGTCACCCTTGAGGGAATTGCTCTGAGCGTGGATTACGACTTCAAGATTCTCGGCGCTGCCTATCCCTATTTCGCTCGCCGGCTGATGGAGGATCCGGACCCACAACTCCGTCAAAGCCTGAAAGAGATGTTGTTTGACGGCGATATCTTCAGCTGGACCCGGCTGGAAAATTTAGTGGCCAGTGCAGCCAGTCAAGACCAACTGGACCTGGATGCATTGCTTGATCAGGTTCTGGATTTCCTTCTGTCAACCCATGGGGGCATGCTGCGCCAACAGCTGGTTGAAACCGCAGCAGATCGCATCGATTCGCTTGGATGGATGACCCTGCAACGCATCGGACGACGTCTGCCACGTCAGTTGCAACCTTCTCGCCTCATGGCGTCAGGAGCCGAGTTGGATCAGGACTTTTACATGGATCTCGAACCGGTCCGTCAACTCATCCAAGTCCTCCAGCAGCTACCCGGCTTCAGTCCAGATCTGCTGTTCAGCCGCTTGCCGAGATTGATGCGTGAACCCGACGCCCGTCGCATGGGCGTTGAACTTGCCCAGGGCTTAGCCGAACGAGGAGTTGTCCGACTGGTCAAAGCAGCAGCAGGAGTCTCCCCCTAGATTCCGGCCAACTTGATCAGCCCATGTCTGCACGACGATCACGCCTTCGCAGGCACGCTCTGGCAACAGGCTCGGCGATGGCTCTGGGCCTGCTGAGTTGTTTCCAACCCGCTCACGCAGCCAAGGATGTTGCCCTCGTAAGTGGTGCGTTTATCCGTTCAATCAGTGTTGCGGATCTGGCCTACTTAGCCGAAACAGGTGAAGCGCGTGGATTACTGGTCGACCTCCTGAAGTTGAGCCGTCAGGATCCTGAGGACGTAGCGAAACTGCTCAATCAGGAACTGAATCTGCCACTGGTGCTAACCAGCAGGCTGATGTCCACAAGGATTGGAGACGTGATTCTGACCAGGGTGGCTCGGATCATCTATCCGCTGAGAGTGCCTGCTCCCTCGGTGAGTGTTCCAGCCATCCGCGCTGGTGTCATCAACGGGCTTCAGATCGGTGAAGGCGGCTTGACGGCCATCAAATTTCTCGAGGCCTATCCATCGGACGTGATGGAAGTGAATATCCCAGCACTGATTGCCGTGATCGAAAAAGCAGAATCCATCGCGGGCTTGGTGCAATTCTTCTCAGATTCCCCCCTGGACGGTCTGAAGGACGGCAGCAACTGAATCCGGCCGCAGTGTCTGCCACATAGATTCCTGAAGATCATTGCCCTGCGCAGGTGTCACTGCTCAACAGCTTCCGTCGCCGCTTCTCCCCGGCTCCCGTCATGCAGGACTGGCCAGGGCTGATTGAGGCT
Above is a window of Synechococcus sp. BIOS-U3-1 DNA encoding:
- a CDS encoding ABC1 kinase family protein; the protein is MALRPVAPQELGDFIEAAGLLTYDPAAITRIYAGHPQRLLRRLWQTLVPIGMLLIGIGFDWIFQLLKNQERARRRARECAELLVELGPAFIKAGQALSTRPDIVPPVLLEELAQLQDQLPGFDSALAMACIEEDLGAPVDSIYAELEREPISAASLGQVHRGTLHDGQRVAVKVQRPGLREQITLDLYIVRNIAAWLNSNIGLIRSDLVALIDELGSRVFEEMDYLNEASNAEKFSELHQHNPRIAVPLIYREATSRRVLTMEWIDGVKLTNLEAVREMGIDPNEMVSVGVNCSLQQLLEHGFFHADPHPGNLLALSDGRLCYLDFGMMSEVSRESRTGLIQAVVHLVNRNFGKLSKDFVNLGFLAEDVNLEPIVPAFETVFSQALEAGVSRMDFKAVTDDLSGVMYKFPFRVPPYYALIIRSLVTLEGIALSVDYDFKILGAAYPYFARRLMEDPDPQLRQSLKEMLFDGDIFSWTRLENLVASAASQDQLDLDALLDQVLDFLLSTHGGMLRQQLVETAADRIDSLGWMTLQRIGRRLPRQLQPSRLMASGAELDQDFYMDLEPVRQLIQVLQQLPGFSPDLLFSRLPRLMREPDARRMGVELAQGLAERGVVRLVKAAAGVSP
- a CDS encoding alpha/beta hydrolase, with amino-acid sequence MSARRSRLRRHALATGSAMALGLLSCFQPAHAAKDVALVSGAFIRSISVADLAYLAETGEARGLLVDLLKLSRQDPEDVAKLLNQELNLPLVLTSRLMSTRIGDVILTRVARIIYPLRVPAPSVSVPAIRAGVINGLQIGEGGLTAIKFLEAYPSDVMEVNIPALIAVIEKAESIAGLVQFFSDSPLDGLKDGSN